Proteins encoded in a region of the Haloglomus salinum genome:
- the trpA gene encoding tryptophan synthase subunit alpha gives MSGQSHIPAAFDGEPAFVPYLAAGDPNYEASLEYVEALERAGADCIELGLPFSEPIAEGPTIQQAVVRALEGGMTVERYFEFVSELDVDTPLVCMTYYNLIYRYGDEEGPEPFVERAAAEGIDGFVVPDLPAEEAGPLREACDEHGRDLVSIVAPTTGEERLQRLVDLSSGYLYIQARLGVTGARASVSDRTSESLARVAETGTDLPRAVGFGISSFEQARDVIAAGADGVIVGSALVDIVAEGHETDRPVAETAAELEELGRELKEGALAGTETEASQAD, from the coding sequence ATGAGTGGTCAGAGCCACATCCCTGCGGCGTTCGACGGCGAGCCCGCCTTCGTCCCCTACCTCGCGGCCGGCGACCCGAACTACGAGGCCTCGCTCGAGTACGTCGAGGCCCTGGAGCGGGCGGGCGCGGACTGCATCGAACTCGGCCTGCCGTTCTCCGAGCCCATCGCAGAGGGCCCGACCATCCAGCAGGCCGTCGTCCGGGCGCTGGAGGGCGGCATGACCGTCGAGCGCTACTTCGAGTTCGTCTCGGAGCTGGACGTGGACACCCCGCTGGTCTGTATGACCTACTACAACCTCATCTACCGCTACGGGGACGAGGAGGGCCCCGAGCCGTTCGTCGAGCGGGCCGCCGCGGAGGGCATCGACGGCTTCGTCGTGCCAGACCTGCCGGCGGAGGAGGCCGGCCCGCTGCGCGAGGCCTGCGACGAGCACGGGCGCGACCTCGTCTCCATCGTCGCGCCGACGACGGGCGAGGAGCGGCTCCAGCGGCTGGTCGACCTCTCCTCGGGCTACCTCTACATCCAGGCGCGACTGGGCGTGACGGGCGCCCGCGCGAGCGTCTCCGACCGGACGAGCGAGTCGCTCGCGCGCGTCGCCGAGACCGGGACCGACCTTCCCCGCGCCGTGGGCTTCGGCATCTCCTCGTTCGAGCAGGCCCGCGATGTCATCGCGGCGGGCGCCGACGGCGTCATCGTCGGGAGCGCGCTGGTCGACATCGTCGCCGAGGGCCACGAGACGGACCGGCCGGTCGCGGAGACCGCCGCCGAACTGGAGGAACTCGGCCGCGAGCTGAAGGAGGGTGCGCTGGCGGGCACCGAGACGGAAGCGTCGCAGGCGGACTGA
- the trpB gene encoding tryptophan synthase subunit beta, with translation MSEQQRRGGDGKFGEYGGQYVPEALMPAIEELTDAYERYVLDNEDGFMDEFRERLRDFGGRPTPLGRADQLSERYGVEVYLKREDLLHGGAHKLNNALGQCLLAKYMGKERIVAETGAGQHGTATAMAAAHLDMPCEIYMGRRDINRQRPNVFRMRINGAEVNPVDIGRGTLKEAINETMRDWATTVETTHYVIGSIVGPHPFPSMVRDFHRPISAETKRQSIDAFGRLPDAVVACAGGGSNTMGIFSEFVDAGGLPGTDPATNEAGAEDDVDLYAVEAGGSSLAVDEERGVAPNSASLSTGTEGVLHGARTKVLQDADGQIMESHSVSSGLDYAGVGPELANLVDEGRVDAVNVDDDAALEAFHRLSQAEGIIPALETAHALAYLEEHDDPSELGEYVVVNVSGRGDKDLESAIEETATRDLPNAPEMGVFEGEGGLR, from the coding sequence ATGAGCGAACAACAACGACGCGGCGGTGACGGCAAGTTCGGGGAGTACGGCGGCCAGTACGTCCCGGAGGCACTGATGCCGGCCATCGAGGAGCTGACCGACGCCTACGAACGCTACGTCCTCGACAACGAGGACGGCTTCATGGACGAGTTCCGCGAGCGCCTGCGAGACTTCGGCGGCCGGCCCACGCCGCTGGGCCGGGCCGACCAGTTGAGCGAGCGCTACGGCGTCGAGGTGTACCTCAAGCGCGAGGACCTGCTCCACGGCGGTGCACACAAGCTCAACAACGCGCTCGGCCAGTGCCTGCTGGCGAAGTACATGGGCAAGGAGCGCATCGTCGCCGAGACCGGCGCCGGCCAGCACGGCACCGCGACGGCGATGGCCGCCGCGCACCTCGATATGCCCTGCGAGATATACATGGGCCGGCGCGACATCAACCGCCAGCGCCCCAACGTCTTCCGGATGCGCATCAACGGCGCCGAGGTGAACCCCGTCGACATCGGCCGCGGGACGCTGAAGGAGGCCATCAACGAAACGATGCGCGACTGGGCGACGACGGTCGAGACCACCCACTACGTCATCGGGAGCATCGTCGGTCCCCACCCGTTCCCGTCGATGGTCCGGGACTTCCACCGGCCCATCAGCGCGGAGACGAAGCGCCAGTCCATCGACGCGTTCGGCCGGCTCCCCGACGCCGTCGTCGCGTGCGCAGGCGGTGGCTCGAACACGATGGGCATCTTCTCGGAGTTCGTCGACGCCGGCGGGCTCCCCGGCACGGACCCGGCGACCAACGAAGCCGGCGCCGAGGACGATGTCGACCTGTACGCCGTCGAGGCGGGCGGCTCCTCGCTCGCTGTCGACGAGGAACGCGGCGTCGCGCCCAACTCGGCGTCGCTCTCGACCGGCACGGAGGGCGTGCTCCACGGCGCCCGGACGAAGGTCCTGCAGGACGCTGACGGACAGATAATGGAGTCCCACTCGGTCTCCTCCGGCCTCGATTACGCCGGTGTCGGCCCCGAGCTGGCGAACCTCGTCGACGAAGGCCGGGTCGACGCGGTGAACGTCGACGACGACGCAGCGCTGGAGGCGTTCCACCGGCTCTCACAGGCCGAGGGCATCATCCCGGCACTGGAGACGGCCCACGCGCTCGCCTATCTCGAGGAACACGACGACCCCTCGGAACTCGGCGAGTACGTCGTCGTCAACGTCTCCGGGCGTGGCGACAAGGACCTCGAGTCGGCCATCGAGGAGACCGCGACGCGCGACCTGCCGAACGCGCCGGAGATGGGCGTGTTCGAGGGGGAGGGTGGCCTCCGATGA
- the trpC gene encoding indole-3-glycerol phosphate synthase, translating into MDTTEELAPAVRSILAAARERGGSDERVSVEPRSLPEAFAVAEADGRVPVIAEVKPTSPTTEGERREDPVALAEEMVAGGAAALSVLTEPEHFGGSTDALERVREAVDVPVLRKDFLLHEAQLDAVASDVVLLIARFLGDDLEPMLRAARERGFQVLVEVHDADELERALAAGADIVGVNNRDLAALAVDLATFERVAASLSPEERANVTLIAESGIGTVEDAARMRRAGADGLLVGSAIMDGSVRANTKRLTMPTEGGDSS; encoded by the coding sequence ATGGATACCACCGAGGAGCTGGCACCAGCCGTGCGTTCCATCCTGGCGGCGGCCCGCGAGCGCGGGGGGAGCGACGAGCGTGTGTCGGTCGAGCCGCGGTCGCTGCCCGAGGCGTTCGCCGTAGCGGAGGCGGACGGGCGCGTGCCGGTCATCGCGGAGGTGAAGCCGACCTCGCCGACGACCGAGGGCGAACGCCGCGAGGACCCCGTGGCGCTGGCCGAGGAGATGGTCGCCGGCGGCGCGGCGGCGCTGTCGGTGCTGACCGAACCCGAGCACTTCGGTGGCTCGACCGATGCGCTCGAACGCGTCCGCGAGGCGGTGGACGTGCCAGTCCTGCGGAAGGACTTCCTCCTGCACGAGGCGCAGCTCGATGCGGTCGCGTCCGACGTGGTCCTGCTCATCGCCCGCTTCCTCGGTGACGACCTCGAACCGATGCTACGGGCCGCCCGCGAGCGCGGCTTCCAGGTGCTCGTCGAGGTCCACGACGCCGACGAACTGGAGCGGGCACTCGCGGCAGGAGCGGATATCGTGGGCGTGAACAACCGCGACCTCGCCGCCCTGGCGGTCGACCTCGCGACCTTCGAGCGCGTCGCGGCGTCGCTGTCCCCGGAGGAACGCGCAAACGTCACCCTGATTGCGGAGAGCGGCATCGGTACCGTCGAGGACGCCGCGCGGATGCGACGGGCCGGCGCCGACGGACTGCTGGTCGGGTCGGCCATCATGGATGGCTCGGTCCGCGCGAACACGAAGCGGCTGACGATGCCCACCGAGGGTGGCGATTCATCATGA
- a CDS encoding GMC oxidoreductase: MVDRRYDAVIVGAGGDGPVAAWKLAEAGLDVLLLEAGPFHGNEEWPRPHEEAGGEYSDSASDLSGELLDEQFTTREFEMTGKLLFGPADHERGLWFRKFPGDGALLQCAGVGGTTLHYTGNHPRAYPAAIDEQGHWPDEVSYADLVPYYQEVETMTEVQPAPVTKKEELFFQGAEEAGWDLLDTKNVTEPGYRPQPNAVRQPSEKLHVSNDYDGNFRHPADPDAENPVEGSTGALSMIAGNPHPKGAPFEEKAKRASNVSFVPAALRASDDPEKGDVHVRPNAFATDIEADRALGDAPVATGVTFRDTWTGQTESVEAEVVVLAAGAIETPRLYLNSGLPQNGWVGKGMTIHFGDNVMGFWESADAYAELEERVHDEVPLEGDPTVDQHKGQNIAARFDYPGLGMLQTTGIGPGVGALLGFGASASGFSFRNDVGDAPWDSMGRLTGEDLKYHLSHYERNLPVLVVTDDRPHQRNGVSVAPGAEDEHGPIPLVNYVPSEGDVKRRDRLAEICTEILREAGADHIHRSDSPPAALHIHGTMRMGTRGERVVDTACECVEVDRLFVADHSVLPNSLGGPNPTNTGQAMAARTADRIVDRYF, translated from the coding sequence ATGGTGGACCGTCGCTACGACGCGGTAATCGTCGGCGCGGGCGGTGACGGCCCGGTCGCGGCCTGGAAGCTCGCGGAGGCCGGTCTGGACGTTCTGCTGCTGGAGGCGGGGCCCTTCCACGGCAACGAGGAGTGGCCCCGCCCTCACGAGGAGGCCGGCGGGGAGTACTCCGACAGCGCGAGCGACCTCTCGGGCGAGCTGCTGGACGAGCAGTTCACGACACGCGAGTTCGAGATGACGGGGAAGCTCCTGTTCGGCCCGGCCGACCACGAGCGGGGACTCTGGTTCCGGAAGTTCCCCGGCGATGGCGCGCTGCTCCAGTGTGCCGGCGTCGGCGGCACGACGCTGCACTACACCGGCAACCACCCCCGGGCGTATCCGGCCGCCATCGACGAGCAGGGTCACTGGCCCGACGAGGTGTCGTACGCTGACCTCGTCCCGTACTACCAGGAGGTCGAGACGATGACTGAGGTCCAGCCGGCGCCCGTGACGAAGAAGGAGGAGCTGTTCTTCCAGGGCGCCGAGGAGGCCGGCTGGGACCTGCTGGACACGAAGAACGTCACGGAGCCGGGCTATCGCCCCCAGCCCAACGCCGTCCGGCAGCCCTCCGAGAAGCTCCACGTCTCGAACGACTACGACGGGAACTTCCGCCACCCCGCCGACCCCGATGCCGAGAACCCCGTCGAGGGCTCGACCGGCGCGCTGTCGATGATTGCGGGCAACCCGCATCCGAAGGGCGCGCCGTTCGAGGAGAAGGCCAAGCGCGCCTCGAACGTTAGCTTCGTCCCGGCCGCGCTCCGTGCCAGCGACGACCCCGAGAAGGGTGACGTGCACGTCCGGCCCAACGCGTTTGCCACCGACATCGAGGCCGACCGCGCGCTCGGGGACGCCCCCGTCGCGACCGGTGTCACCTTCCGTGACACCTGGACGGGACAGACGGAGTCCGTCGAGGCGGAGGTAGTCGTGCTGGCGGCGGGCGCCATCGAGACGCCGCGCCTCTACCTCAACAGCGGTCTGCCGCAGAACGGCTGGGTCGGCAAGGGGATGACCATCCACTTCGGCGACAACGTGATGGGGTTCTGGGAGTCCGCGGACGCCTACGCGGAACTGGAAGAGCGCGTCCACGACGAGGTGCCGCTGGAGGGCGACCCAACTGTGGACCAGCACAAGGGGCAGAACATCGCCGCCCGGTTCGATTACCCTGGACTGGGGATGCTCCAGACCACCGGAATCGGGCCCGGTGTCGGTGCGTTGCTCGGGTTCGGCGCCTCGGCGTCCGGGTTCAGCTTCCGCAACGACGTGGGTGACGCGCCCTGGGACTCGATGGGCCGCCTGACCGGCGAGGACCTGAAGTACCACCTCTCGCACTACGAGCGGAACCTGCCCGTCCTCGTGGTCACCGACGACCGGCCCCACCAGCGCAACGGCGTCTCCGTCGCGCCCGGTGCCGAGGACGAGCACGGCCCCATCCCGCTGGTGAACTACGTCCCCAGCGAGGGTGACGTCAAGCGCCGCGACCGGCTGGCGGAGATCTGCACGGAGATCCTCCGCGAGGCGGGTGCCGACCACATCCACCGCTCGGACTCGCCGCCTGCGGCACTGCACATCCACGGGACGATGCGGATGGGCACGCGCGGCGAGCGGGTCGTGGACACGGCGTGTGAATGCGTCGAGGTCGACCGGCTGTTCGTGGCCGACCACTCCGTCCTGCCGAACTCGCTGGGCGGGCCGAACCCGACGAACACCGGCCAGGCCATGGCGGCCCGGACGGCCGACCGCATCGTCGACCGCTACTTCTGA
- a CDS encoding GMC oxidoreductase, whose amino-acid sequence MSTNTSNDFDVIVVGAGGDGPACAQRLGERGLNVLVLEAGPWYGNEKWPRPTESGGKAKVSSDPEDLSGELLDEQFTTREAEMLEKLVWGPADIERPLWYREQPEDGLILQVAGVGGTTLHYTGCHPRAYPSAFETGGAAAGGEGWEKAGVGYEDLAVMGPGPDGPQEEGKSYYRTVEDQLDISPAPTTPKEELYYQGASNMGFDLLEGRDVEAEGYRPQPNAITRPDGKLNANKGKNPDDYSADSVSGHTLVGTEIPGNPHPRGADYADKAKKSSAIGFVPEALETGNVTIRPNAFVTEVLPEGGPGSIQARGVRFRDTWTGDSRIVEADAVVLAAGAIETPRLWLNSPLPRNEWVGRGLTIHFGEVIVGQFSKKALEGVIGQEQIDPWAGEQIAARFDWPGYGGVQTFGGAPGTTALSSVSGSAQTFTSDILEDVGVEADPSEPWDTRGRIAGEELKRFMGGYDRMLSLQIMTDDEPQKRNRVELGGYADEHGAVPKVTYTPSADDIEKRNELSRRCADILRSAVPDGLDPDEHVHVHRLDAGPSAIHIHSTMRMGFVADGNCEAYDVDRLFIADHSVLPNGLGGPNPTNTGQALAMRTGDRIADLYFED is encoded by the coding sequence ATGAGTACGAACACGAGCAACGACTTCGACGTCATCGTGGTGGGAGCCGGCGGCGACGGCCCCGCCTGTGCACAGCGACTCGGCGAGCGCGGCCTGAACGTTCTGGTGCTCGAGGCCGGGCCGTGGTACGGGAACGAGAAGTGGCCCCGACCCACGGAGAGCGGGGGGAAGGCGAAGGTGTCCTCCGACCCGGAGGACCTCTCGGGCGAACTGCTCGACGAGCAGTTCACGACCCGCGAGGCGGAGATGCTGGAGAAACTGGTCTGGGGCCCGGCCGACATCGAGCGGCCGCTCTGGTACCGCGAGCAGCCCGAGGATGGCCTCATCCTGCAGGTCGCCGGCGTCGGTGGGACGACGCTGCATTACACGGGCTGTCACCCGCGGGCGTATCCGAGTGCGTTCGAGACGGGCGGTGCTGCCGCCGGTGGCGAGGGGTGGGAGAAAGCGGGCGTCGGCTACGAGGACCTCGCCGTGATGGGCCCGGGGCCCGACGGCCCACAGGAGGAGGGCAAGTCCTACTACCGCACCGTCGAGGACCAGCTCGACATCTCGCCCGCGCCCACGACGCCGAAGGAGGAACTCTACTACCAGGGCGCCTCGAACATGGGCTTCGACCTGCTGGAGGGACGCGACGTGGAGGCCGAGGGATATCGACCCCAGCCCAATGCCATCACCCGACCCGACGGGAAGCTCAATGCCAATAAGGGAAAGAACCCGGACGACTACAGCGCCGACAGCGTCTCGGGCCACACGCTGGTCGGCACCGAGATTCCCGGCAACCCGCACCCGCGCGGCGCGGACTACGCGGACAAGGCCAAGAAGTCCAGCGCTATCGGCTTCGTCCCGGAGGCGCTGGAGACGGGCAACGTCACCATCCGGCCGAACGCCTTCGTGACCGAGGTCCTCCCCGAGGGCGGGCCCGGAAGTATCCAGGCGCGGGGCGTTCGGTTCCGCGACACGTGGACCGGCGATTCACGCATCGTCGAGGCCGACGCCGTCGTGCTGGCCGCGGGCGCCATCGAGACGCCGCGGCTGTGGCTCAACTCCCCGCTTCCGCGCAACGAGTGGGTCGGCCGGGGGCTGACCATCCACTTCGGCGAGGTCATCGTCGGCCAGTTCAGCAAGAAAGCACTGGAGGGTGTTATCGGCCAGGAGCAGATCGACCCCTGGGCCGGCGAACAGATCGCCGCCCGCTTCGACTGGCCGGGCTACGGCGGCGTCCAGACGTTCGGCGGCGCGCCGGGGACGACCGCACTCTCGTCGGTCTCGGGCTCGGCACAGACGTTCACGAGCGACATCCTCGAGGATGTCGGCGTCGAGGCCGACCCGTCGGAGCCGTGGGACACCCGCGGGCGCATCGCCGGCGAGGAGCTCAAGCGGTTCATGGGCGGCTACGACCGGATGCTCTCGCTGCAGATCATGACCGACGACGAGCCCCAGAAGCGCAACCGCGTCGAACTCGGCGGCTACGCCGACGAGCACGGGGCCGTCCCGAAGGTCACCTACACGCCGAGCGCCGACGACATCGAGAAGCGCAACGAGCTCTCGCGGCGCTGTGCGGACATCCTCCGCAGCGCCGTCCCGGACGGACTCGACCCCGACGAGCACGTCCACGTCCACCGGCTCGACGCCGGCCCCAGCGCCATCCACATCCACTCCACGATGCGGATGGGATTCGTGGCCGACGGGAACTGCGAGGCCTACGACGTCGACCGGCTGTTCATCGCCGACCACTCCGTCCTGCCGAACGGACTGGGCGGGCCGAACCCGACGAACACCGGCCAGGCACTCGCGATGCGTACGGGTGACCGTATCGCCGACCTCTACTTCGAGGACTGA
- a CDS encoding DUF7123 family protein has translation MSATTQSPSDDAETESKYERLQTYLSERAQDGELYFKSKFIADEVGLSAKEIGALMVQLRDSATDLEIEKWSYTSATTWRVEPA, from the coding sequence ATGAGCGCAACCACGCAGTCCCCCTCCGACGACGCGGAGACCGAGAGCAAGTACGAGCGACTCCAGACGTACCTGAGCGAGCGCGCACAGGACGGCGAGCTCTACTTCAAGAGCAAGTTCATCGCGGACGAGGTCGGCCTCTCCGCGAAGGAGATCGGCGCGCTGATGGTCCAGCTCCGCGACTCCGCGACCGACCTCGAGATCGAGAAGTGGTCGTACACGAGCGCGACCACGTGGCGCGTGGAACCCGCGTGA
- a CDS encoding molybdopterin synthase: protein MHAVVVCGPGADRLAGRLADALAGRVGLVHQVAEDGGEPSGAGQPSAETSDGGAATGTASIDAADTTYRLGAESWAASGPGPSLRDAIERLAPDHDYALAVGFPEADLPKVVIGDAEPPGEVIARVADPDGPTADLVAAIEETEPFETLESLVAEVKRAPDADRSGAIATFTGRVRARDDPDDDRTQYLEFEKYEAVAATRMRAIEDELATRDGVFEVRLHHRTGVIPDGEDIVFVVVLAGHREEAFRTVEDGIDRLKDEVPIFKKEVTEAETFWVHERE, encoded by the coding sequence ATGCACGCAGTTGTCGTCTGTGGCCCCGGCGCGGACCGGCTGGCCGGTCGGCTGGCCGACGCGCTGGCTGGCCGGGTCGGACTCGTCCACCAGGTCGCCGAGGACGGCGGGGAGCCGAGCGGAGCGGGACAACCCTCGGCGGAGACATCCGACGGCGGGGCCGCTACCGGAACAGCTAGCATCGACGCCGCCGACACCACCTACCGGCTGGGCGCCGAGTCGTGGGCGGCCAGCGGCCCGGGGCCGTCGCTTCGGGACGCCATCGAGCGCCTCGCACCGGACCACGACTACGCGCTCGCCGTCGGGTTCCCGGAGGCCGACCTGCCCAAGGTCGTCATCGGGGACGCGGAGCCGCCGGGCGAGGTCATCGCCCGTGTCGCGGACCCGGACGGGCCGACGGCCGACCTCGTCGCCGCCATCGAGGAGACGGAGCCGTTCGAGACCCTGGAATCGCTGGTCGCCGAGGTGAAACGCGCACCCGACGCCGACCGGTCGGGCGCCATCGCCACGTTCACTGGCCGCGTTCGCGCGCGTGACGACCCGGACGATGACCGCACCCAGTACCTGGAGTTCGAGAAGTACGAGGCGGTCGCGGCGACGCGGATGCGTGCCATCGAGGACGAACTGGCGACCCGCGACGGCGTCTTCGAGGTCCGGCTCCACCACCGGACTGGTGTCATCCCGGACGGAGAGGACATCGTCTTCGTTGTCGTCCTCGCCGGCCACCGCGAGGAGGCCTTCCGGACGGTCGAGGACGGCATCGACCGGCTGAAAGACGAGGTTCCGATATTCAAGAAGGAGGTCACCGAGGCGGAGACGTTCTGGGTCCACGAGCGCGAGTGA
- the pyrH gene encoding UMP kinase — MKVVVSVGGSVLAPDLAADRVAAYGDVLVDLAADHEVAAVVGGGRVAREYIDAARQLGGNEIELDQLGIGVTRLNARLLGAAMEGPVKPPEEYDAAAEALRRDGLVVMGGVVPGQTTDAVAAALAEYVEADLLVYATSVPGVFDADPNEDPDAERYDRLPAAELVELVASGGSLGSAGSNAPIDLLAAKLVQRSGTRTLVLDGEDPDRVRGAVRDGDYDGTEIVPDAEVES; from the coding sequence ATGAAAGTAGTCGTCTCCGTCGGGGGGAGCGTCCTCGCGCCGGACCTGGCTGCCGACCGGGTCGCCGCGTACGGCGACGTGCTCGTGGACCTCGCCGCGGACCACGAGGTGGCCGCGGTCGTCGGTGGTGGGCGGGTCGCGCGCGAGTACATCGATGCGGCCCGCCAGCTGGGGGGCAACGAGATCGAACTCGACCAGCTCGGCATCGGCGTGACGCGCCTGAACGCCCGTCTGCTCGGTGCCGCGATGGAGGGTCCTGTCAAGCCACCCGAGGAGTACGACGCCGCTGCCGAGGCGCTGCGCCGTGACGGTCTCGTCGTGATGGGTGGGGTCGTGCCCGGGCAGACCACCGACGCCGTCGCCGCGGCGCTGGCCGAGTACGTCGAGGCGGACCTGCTGGTGTACGCCACGTCGGTGCCCGGCGTGTTCGACGCGGACCCCAACGAGGACCCCGACGCCGAGCGGTACGACCGCCTTCCCGCGGCGGAACTGGTCGAACTCGTCGCCTCGGGCGGCTCGCTCGGCTCTGCCGGCTCGAACGCCCCCATCGACCTCCTCGCGGCGAAGCTGGTCCAGCGCTCGGGCACGCGGACGCTCGTCCTCGACGGCGAGGACCCCGACCGCGTCCGCGGTGCGGTCCGTGACGGCGACTACGACGGCACCGAAATCGTCCCCGACGCGGAGGTGGAGTCGTGA
- the lysS gene encoding lysine--tRNA ligase, whose protein sequence is MPLDAESFDARSPHTLAESDRQHAFWADAVADAVENRVEAAIEAGERDSDAPIVVKGGISPSGVPHLGNMNEVMRGYFVAEALRERGYEVRQVFTTDDRDPLRKVPRKLADLDGNVVGLGEVEDAGALGRNLGKPYTAIPDPFGCCDSYGDHFSELIRRSAEQLGVDIDIVSNTALYESGEFEDATREVLANADRARKVLANYQNKVDADYVPFNPICAECGTVTETVTSIDLDAGTVEYRCTDMEAGDNVIEGCGHQGTATFREGKLPWRFEWPAQWRVLGVDFEPFGKDHAEGSWPSGDHIARAVFGDKPPVPMVYEWFTLNGEPFSSSAGNVVLAGEVLDLLERAVVHFFFAKDPKRARDFDIHALDQLVDEFDRFERVHFGEVEGPETERERAERVYPFVVDEVRPERVRIAYTFAAVLGMTDDLDLRETMARRSGHIPDDAPEWATEDALDRVPLARNWAVRTDNEYNYRLAEDLPEVDFDANTEAALTELAEFIESEGPDGEALQEAVYETARGNDVEVGDFFTAGYRLFLDEDQGPRLGPFLAALDRQFVVRRLRLEG, encoded by the coding sequence GTGCCGCTCGACGCCGAGTCGTTCGACGCCCGCTCGCCACACACGCTCGCCGAGAGCGACCGCCAGCACGCCTTCTGGGCCGACGCCGTCGCCGACGCCGTCGAGAACCGCGTCGAGGCGGCAATCGAGGCCGGCGAGCGCGACTCGGACGCGCCCATCGTCGTGAAGGGTGGCATCTCGCCGTCGGGCGTCCCGCACCTCGGGAACATGAACGAGGTGATGCGGGGGTACTTCGTCGCCGAGGCCCTCCGCGAGCGTGGCTACGAGGTCCGACAGGTGTTCACCACTGACGACCGTGACCCGCTCCGGAAGGTCCCCCGGAAGCTCGCGGACCTCGACGGCAACGTCGTCGGCCTTGGCGAGGTCGAGGATGCGGGCGCGCTGGGTCGCAACCTCGGCAAGCCGTACACGGCTATCCCGGACCCGTTCGGCTGCTGTGACTCCTACGGCGACCACTTCTCGGAGCTCATCCGGCGCTCGGCCGAGCAGCTGGGCGTCGACATCGACATCGTCTCGAATACGGCGCTGTACGAGTCCGGCGAGTTCGAGGACGCCACGCGGGAGGTCCTCGCCAACGCCGACCGCGCCCGGAAGGTCCTCGCGAACTACCAGAACAAGGTCGACGCCGACTACGTCCCGTTCAACCCCATCTGCGCGGAGTGCGGGACGGTGACCGAGACGGTCACGAGCATCGACCTCGACGCCGGCACCGTCGAGTATCGCTGTACGGATATGGAGGCCGGCGACAACGTCATCGAGGGCTGTGGCCACCAGGGGACCGCGACGTTCCGCGAGGGGAAGCTCCCGTGGCGCTTCGAGTGGCCCGCCCAGTGGCGCGTTCTCGGCGTCGACTTCGAGCCGTTCGGGAAGGACCACGCCGAGGGCTCGTGGCCCTCCGGCGACCACATCGCTCGCGCCGTCTTCGGCGACAAGCCGCCCGTTCCGATGGTGTACGAGTGGTTCACCCTCAACGGGGAGCCGTTCTCCTCGTCGGCGGGCAACGTCGTCCTCGCGGGCGAGGTGCTGGACCTGCTGGAACGGGCGGTCGTCCACTTCTTCTTCGCGAAGGACCCCAAGCGCGCCCGGGACTTCGACATCCACGCGCTCGACCAGCTGGTCGACGAGTTCGACCGCTTCGAGCGCGTCCACTTCGGCGAGGTCGAGGGTCCGGAGACCGAGCGGGAGCGCGCAGAGCGGGTCTATCCGTTCGTCGTCGACGAGGTGCGCCCGGAGCGGGTCCGCATCGCCTACACCTTCGCCGCCGTCCTCGGGATGACCGACGACCTCGACCTGCGCGAGACGATGGCCCGCCGGTCGGGCCACATCCCCGACGACGCCCCCGAGTGGGCCACCGAGGACGCGCTCGACCGCGTCCCACTGGCACGGAACTGGGCGGTCCGCACGGACAACGAGTACAACTACCGGCTCGCCGAGGACCTGCCCGAGGTCGATTTCGACGCGAACACCGAGGCCGCGCTCACGGAACTGGCCGAGTTCATCGAGTCCGAGGGGCCGGACGGCGAGGCGCTCCAGGAGGCCGTCTACGAGACCGCGCGCGGGAACGATGTCGAGGTGGGCGACTTCTTCACGGCTGGCTACCGGCTGTTCCTCGACGAGGACCAGGGCCCGCGGCTGGGTCCGTTCCTGGCGGCGCTGGACCGGCAGTTCGTGGTCCGGCGGTTGCGGCTGGAGGGGTAG